TTACTGCCACCATCTATGATGCCATTGCCACCGAGAGCACTCTCTTCATTCGGCAGAATCAGCTTGTCTACTATTTTACCGGCACCTATCTCACCCTCCATGAGAGCAACCGCGGCAGTGGTGAGGGGCCCCTGGCATCTCAGGGAAGGGGTCGTGCTTGtgggagccccagggagggcaCCCCAGTGAACCCATCCACTGGAAGCGCCCGGGACTGGAATTTccatgggtggggagggggtattGGAGGGACTTTCCGAGGTCCTTGATCATCGCCACCTACCCTACGTGGCCTTCTCCTACCCTCTATATGCTGGGGTAAGGCTTTCCTCCAGACCTGTGAaccagcagaggggagagggaggcgtgagagggaagggagggagcagagagagagagagagagagagagagagaaagtcacgtgcacacacacacagtgtcagaaagacggaggaAGACCTGCCAAGAGACATGCATAGCAAAGGAgaaatttggggggtgggagagaggcatggagagtcagagagagaggcagacagagagaaagtgggatGAGTAGTTGGAGAAGAAAAGCCACGGAGACTGATCACAGAGGAAAAGAGACTTTTGAGTCAACCTTATCTTTTAAATGATACCCAAACCGTCCTGGTcctcagctcccctcccccatatAAATGAGAGAGGTCATTTTATAGGGTCCCGGAAATTTGTATTATAACCTATATTTCATTAAGGCTTACTCCCAACAGGTTCATTTTTGTCCGTTTCTTACTTAGGACATTTGACAGTAGGAGGAACCAAATTAAAATGGACTTAAGTCAAAGAAAGGGGGTGTTTATTGGCTTAGATAGATGAAAAACCCAGGAGCATTTGGTTTCAGGTGCAGCTGGATTGAGGGGCTCACTGGAGCTTAGACAGGCTGCTCCTTGTGGTAGCCATGGTGATCCCTCCTCCACCAACATCTACGGGCTTTTATCCTCTCAGGGGCCCCGGGGAAGAGCATGTCTCCATTAGTAGTGGCAGCTGGGACTGTCTCTGGTTGATCCAGCTTGGTCACATGCCCAGTTGAACCCATCACTCTGGCCAGGGGAATACAAGGGTGGGGTTAGCCCAATCTGTACCTCACAGACAGAGTATGAGCAAGGGAGATTTTCCCAAAGGCAGCTGGGCCCCATGCCAATGGCCCCTCAGACACCACACTGAAAGGCCATTAAGGCCATGGAAATATGGATGGGGGTCAGGTCCCAGGTCTATAGACCTGGGTCTGAGGCCCCATGCTGGCCCGCACAGGGAGCTGGGTTCGTGTCCTGGCCAACGAGTGCATCAAGAGGCTGTGCCCCGTGCATTTCCATAGCAACGGCTCGGAGTACGTCATGGCCCTCACCACTGGCAAGCGGGAAGGCTATGTCCACTTGGGGACCATCACAGGTAAGGATGGGGGCCTCTGGCAGTCCAAGAGAGCACTCCATACCCTCGTGCCTCCAAGAATTCTAACCTCTGTCCCTCATCCCTCACCAGGTGCCTTCGGGAGGGGTCCTAGGCAGGAGGCTGTCCCCGCGAGTGGGGACAGGGTTATGCATTTCTAGGAGTAGGACTTGAGTGTGTTATATATCTTCATGATGTGTTTGGTTGCAAAGGGCGGAAGCCCAGTTCAAAAATCATTTAGCCTGATTTGCAGACTTGATAAATGAGAAGACCAAAgtcttcaggcatggctggatccaggggccCACAGGGTCTATGATTAGGACTCTGTCGATATCTTGGCGAGGTAGTGTAGCATAGTGATTACAGCAGAGAGAGACTGCTTGAACACGCCCAACGCAAGTCACCTGTGGCTTTGGACAggtgacttaacctctcttttTGGTCTCGTcgtcctcatttgcaaaatggggttAATGACAATACTAGAACCTACCTCTTTGGGTTGGTATAAAGATTAAGTAAGTTGGCATGTGTAAAGGTCTTAGGACAGTGCTAGGGACACAGTGGATGCTCTAAAGGAGTTTATTGTTATGAACCCTGAGATTTGGCTTCATTTCCAAGTAGATACTCCTCTCCTGGGGGTTGAATATGGTCCAGGAAGTTGGGGCTCACATCTCCCACCAGTTTGCGTCATcccaaaagaatgaaagcagCCTCTTCCATTAGCTCTAGCATGAAGCCAGGGTGCACTCTGATGGGCCCATTCGGGGTCAGTGCCCAGACCTGCACCAATTACTGTGACCAGGGACAGACCCACAATGGTAGGCCAGGGGTGAGTGACTGTCAGGTAGGGGGTGAGACTCGCCCCCTGAAGTCCCACGACTAAGGGAGTGGAAGGCATGGCCACCAGACCCTGGTCAATTGGAGACCTGGCGTGGTGGGATGCCGACGGACTGGGAAGGGCCTGAGCACGGACCTGCCCTGCTCCGCAGATGGCCATGTGTCCTTCAAGTTGCTGCCCAAGCAGCGGTCTGTGTGCGAAGGGATACAAGGTACCTAGCTCCCAGCGGGGTCTGTGGTGTGTGGGCGGGGGGATCAAGAGTGTGGGAGAGCAGATAAGGCTTTAAGCAGGTGAGGGGAGAGGTCATGGCAAAGAACAGTGGTGTCTTGGGAGGGGTGGAGAGTCACAGGGATGGGCGTGACGGTAACAAGAGACCCTGGAGAGGGGCAGGTCCAGGGCTGCTCCAGACCGCCCCCTTCCTGTCCAGTTGTCAACTGCTCTATCACCTGGGCTGTCTTTGATGCTGGTGACTACAATCTACTGATGCTGGTGGAGATCCAAGACCCCACTACCGGGAAGTATTTCCAGGTGGTCAGCTACGACTTGGGTAATTGGGATGCTGTGGGGGAGCtgagtgggaaggggcaggagcccAGATTGTGAACTTCGAGCCTGTCTGTgggatctgtgctcagcagaCAGGGGGAGGGAAATGTTGCTCACATCACTGCTGGGTAAGATAGTGATGGAGAAAGGGCTTGGTGGaatagagaaacagaagaaaaaaatatgactgGAACAGAGTaagaatggggagggagggagattggAGGGGTGAGCAGAAGCCAAATCCGGAAGGGTCTTGTGGCTCACAATAAGGagattctattctattctattctattctattctattctattctattcttttacCTGAACAGAGAATAGGGCTGCCATGTACAGTTGTATAGGCTGTGCACTGTACTCTGCAGCCAAGATGTCAAAGGAGGCAAATCCTGTGCCCTAACATATTTACATAAAGAAACCCTAAGGGCTAACAGGCCCAAATGAGAAGCCATTGGAGGGGTATTTGGAAGCTGGTGACTTGCCCAGTTTCAGGTTTTGAAAGCTCAGAGCCTCAGAAGATTTTGCTGTGTTCTCCCCGGCTGTAGTCAATGATAACCTGGTCATCCTCTACACCATTCCGGAATTCATTCCTGATGGtaggaagggaaggcagagagggtCTCAAAGGTGGATGAGGGCCAGGAGGGGCCCAGATGACCCTTCCCTCACTGCTGTGTCCACTCTACCTCTGTCCCGGCCAGCTCGAGGCCTGCAGTTTCTGATGATCCTAGGGACAGAGTCTTACACCAACTTCCCGATGGTACCCAAGGGCATGTTCTACAACCCGTATAACAACCTGCTGTTCATCTGGGGCAACTTCCTCCTGCAGAGGTATGGGGCTGGACCTATTCTGCCTCTCCCAGTCCCATCAGGGTGGGGGCCCTTTCTGAAGTCATCAGGATTTCAGAGTATGCCCAAGTCCAGAAGTTATCAGGATTCTGATGCGGAAGACACCGGCTGCAGTGGTCAGGGCTGGGATGGAGAAGCTGCCATTGTAAAGCTCTGGGAGGCCTTTCTTAAATGAAACCCGATGTAAGGACCCAGCCTTTGCGAAGGGCATTGTCGGGGGAAAGGTTAGGACACTCTTCACCCCTCAGGAACTTAGGGGCCCATGAGCCAGCTCTATGGGCTGTTGGCAAAGTGCTAGGTTGGCCAAATGCTCCTGTCTACAGGTGGTCAGGCCACCCAGGCTTCCTGGTATGTTCTTACAAGGCTAGCAGAGAACTGAGGAAATGGGTCTTGGGTCTAGTTAGGCCTGGAGTTGGGGGAAGCAGGTATCCTGCAGGAGACTCACCTGGGCGTCCCTAGCTCCCATCTGTGCCCTTGCAGCTACAACAAGGAAAACTTCATCTACCTGGCGGATTTCCCCAAGGAACAGTCCATTAAGTACCTGGTCAACTCGTTCCACGGGGACACGGCTATTGTCACAGAGACTGAGGAGGTGGGCTGCCCAGCTCCTCTTGCCAAACCCCAGgggtctcccttctccccctgtcAGGGTAAAGGGGTTCAGGGGAGGAAACGCCCTCAGGGACCCCAGAGAAGGGCAGCAGAAGCTCCCTTTATAGCTGAGAGCCCTGCAACTCAATTTTCCCCCCAGTCTTTGAGCAGAGTGAAAGACTCGGAGTCATGATCTGATTTCCAGAGGGGGCCCTCTTTCATTCTGTCATGTGGTTCACTTCATAAAcgttgagcacttactgtataccTGACCCAGCGCTGGGGATACAGTGGTGACTGAGTCAGCCCTGCACCTGGTTCTCACAGGGTCACAGTCCAACGACGGTTCAGAGTAGTCGGGGCTGCAGGGAGGAAGACAGTACCTACTGAAGTTCAGAAAGGGGGTGCTGCTGAAATTccagttcagtgtgtgtgtgtgtgtgtgtgtgtgtgtgtgtgtgtgtgtcagggagggcttcacagaggaggccATATGGAGGAGGGGCATCCTCAAGGCTGGAAGGGATCCTCCAGGCGGAGTCTCAGAAGGGGATGAGGTCTATGGTCAAATGTGTGGTGGAGTGGGCATCAGTGCAGAGATGGGAAACCGAGGCCAAGGGGATGGCGAGAACCCAGAGGGTGCAAAGAGTGAGAAGATAGGGCTTGCCCCTAGGAAACCTGGAGGGGTGTACATGTTAGGGATGCTTCAGTTTCCAGTAATAGCCACTCAAGCGGACTGAAACACTGAGGACATTTATGGTGGCGAGTTGGGGCTGGAAGCAGAGGTGGTCGGGCTCTGGGACGTAGAGGTGGCATCACAGAGAGAAGGTGTGTGAGCTCGCCTGGCCCGAGCTGGAAGTAAGCTCTCGAGCCTCACCCTCACGGAACAGGGCCATCACActgggcagagggtgagggatcGGAGGACCCCCGGCCCTCCCATACACGCACAGCCGGCTGTCTCACCCCAGATCTGGTACCTCCTGGAGGGCAGCTACCGGATGTACAAGCTGTTCCCGTCCAAAGGCTGGGAAGTGTATATCAGCCTACAGGTGATGCACCAGTCCTCTCTCTACACCTCCAGTGAGACCATGGTCACCCTCTTCTACGAAGACCGCAGACTGTACCAGGTGCCAGGCGGGGGTCATGGGGAGACAACGGGGGGGCCGCGCGGTGGCCCGCTCACAGCAGCTTCCCTGGCCCTGCCTTCCCACTGCAGCTGGTGTACCTTATAGACAAGAAGCAGGGCCGGCTCGTCAAGAGGCTTGTGCCCGTGGAGCAGCTCCTGATGTACGAGCAGCTCGGCAATCACTACCTCTTGAAGCGACAAGGGTAAGAAGATTCTGGACTGCGGCGGTAGTCACGGAGCCCTCGGTGCTGCCCACACAAAGCCCCTGTTCCAGGAGGGGGAGCAAGTCCTCCCCAGAGACAACCTCAGGGCTGTGATGGGGCAGCTTCAGGCCCCTGGAAGCTCAAAGGAGGGACCTGACCGAGACCAGGGGAGGCGGGTGCATCAGGGAGAACCTCaaagaggaagaggtgggagagctGTGAGCTGAAGGGGGAGGAAGAATTAGCCAGGTGATAAGATGGAGAAGGGGTTCCAGGCAGGGGGAGCCACGTGTGCAAAGGCCTTGAGGAGGAAAGGAGATTGGGGTTCAAGACAGAGAAGGGTACAGCGCAGACAGAGTGCAGTGCTGGGAGCAGGGTGAGCCTGGTGATTGTAGGGAGGAACTTGGACTTCCTCTTGAGGGTCCTGGGGGGCCATGATGGGACGAAGAGGAGGGACTGCATGGCCAGAGTTTACTGCGTTCAATAATGAGCCTTCTGGTCACCTGCGGAAGAGCCTGGGAGGCAGCtgggagagggggcggggagacAGGGGAGGTGGAAGAAGGTGGAAGAAGTTGGGTGGGGGGTAGTGTCTAGGAGGAGGTCCAGGACTCTGGTCTGAGGGACCCAGGGACGTCCAGGGGAATTTGTCCAGGGGCAGCAGGGGCTGAGGCGGAGGAAGAAGGTCAGGGCTGGCTTCGATTTGGAGAGTCAGCATCgcagaggtgggaggaaggcctggtgggggcggggggggggggtccgtgGTGTGCCAGGCGCGGAAGAGTCAGCTGCCGGCCCCCCACTCCCGCCGCCCAGGAACCACCTGACGCTCTCCTTCACCAGTTTCTGCCCCTTCACTGTGATGCGCCTGCGGGACCTGCCCAACCCGCAGATATACACGCGCCAGGAGCGCTACCAGGCGCGCCCGCCACGCGTGCTGGAGCCCTCGGGCTTCCACGACGAGAACTCGCTCGCCGTGTACCAGGGCCTCGTCTACTACCTGCTTTACCTGCACTCCAAGTACCACAAGGTGGGCGCCTGGCGGGGGTCTGATCTGAGATGGGACTGAGGAGGCCTAGAAAGCAGGGCCCGCGTGCCTCGAGGACGCCCACAGAGGCTGGAACCGAGGGGAGCCGACTGGGAGAGTCTGAGGCTAAGGAGGGACCCCGGGGAGCGGGCAAGCAGGACTTGGGAGAGATGGCTTTGGGAGGGTGGCTGCTGAGCTGGAAGTAGGGCTCACGGGCGGGCCAGGGTCTGGTAGCTTTGGCTTTGGGTTAGAGGCCCGGCATGCCACCTGCCTGGGGCCGCCTCCGCACGCCCAGGCTCACAGTGCTGGCGGTCCCCCCAGCCATACGCGGACCCAGTGCACGACCCCACCTGGCGCTGGTGGAAGAACAAGAAACTGGACCAGGTGCGTAGAGAGGATTGGGGGTCGGGGAGCGGCGGTGTCAGGACACCCCTTCGCGTCCCGGCTCCGGGTCTGACTCTGCCCCGCTCCCATCCCCCAGGATTACTACTTTTATCTGGCGAGCAACTTGCGGAGCGCCAGTAACGTGTACATTGAAATGGCCAGCTACGAGAAGATCTACGACCTCAAGGCCGAGCACGAGCTGCCCGAGCGAATCTTCCTGGACAAGGGCAACAGCTACGCCTTCTCCGTCTTCCTGACGGTCCGCGAGCACTCTTTCGAGTTCCAGCCGGAGCGCGGTCTGTGGGCGAGGCTTGAGTGGAGTCCCTGGGGCGGGGCGAGGGCTGCGGTGGGGGCTGCCGGCGAGgccagggggcggggcctgggggcggggcaccGTCCCACACTCGCGGCCTTGACCCCTGCGGGTGCTTGCAGTGCTCACCACCTTAGAGCTGCGCAGCAAAGTGGATCTGGGCGTGGTGCTGGCCGACCCGGGCTGCATCGAGGTGGTGGTGAAGCAGAAGGTCCTCATTAATCGCAACTCGGTGCTTTTCTGGGTGAGATAAAGCGGGGACGGGGTGTCGAGGTGAGGGTGGAGCTCTTGGGTCAGGGCACTGATAGGACAGTCCCCGGGTCCTCAGGCAGGCCTGCTGACTTCTTCAAttctgcccccaaccccaggtTACGCTCAATGATAAAAGGTCTTGCTTTGATCAAGGCATTAGTGGACATCACCTCATGAAGACCTCCATGTTGGTCAAGGTTCGATCCAAGACTAGAGGGGAGGGGacgagggaggagggaaaagattGAGCCAACGCGGCCCACCATCATCACCTGCTCATACCCACAGGTGGTGGGCGCAGTCGGGCACTGTTTCCAGAACACACACCGGGGACCCCGCATGCAAGTATTAGACCTTGGGTTTTCGGGCCctgtgctgggagggtggggatTGGATTGGGTCTCAACTGGGCAGATTTTGAGTGCTCCCCCTGGAAATCCCACTAGTGCattcataatttctttcttttcgtTCATtcgcccacccacccacccactccttTCATCCATTCATGTTTGCAGAAAGGGCTGTCTTTAAGGTTGTGTACATTGCCCCAGGCTTGTATGTTCCTTCTAATATTTTTCTGCACGGCAAAGTAAAGCATTTGCGACACAGGGCTTTTTATTCCCAGTTGGCCAGAGGAAGTCATGTGGACCAGCTGGGCCCCGTCTTTCACACGTTGCTCTTCATCTGCCCAGTCACATGCTTTGTTCATTCGAGTGGGTCCTTAGATCTTTACTTGCTTACCCACGCGACATCCCTTTTGCACAGAGgcagacactgaggctcagagaggtgcagACATCTGCTCAGAGTAACCTAAGGAGCTAATAAGTGGTAAAGGAGGAACTGGACCGAGGTGCCTCGTTCTCACCCCCTTCCGTGCCCACTCACCAGCAGACAGACCCTGCTGTTCCTCCCTCCTGGCTTGGTATGACCCagggcagttaaaaaaaaaaaaaaaaaaaggacagggtTGTAATACCCCCAACTGCTTGTGGGgaagaggagagcagggaggagtgTCTGACTCAGCATCCAACAAGTATTTCCTGCTAACCTTGGCaatacatattattttcctctttatgatAACCCCAGAAGGTCAAAGTTAATATCCTTATGTTTGACCCAAAGGATCCATTCTAGGTGTCTTAATCTGCAACACTCTGTTACAGTAAAAggttggaaacaacctaaatgtctgttAATAGGAGAGTGGTTAAGTAAATCCTGATACATTCATGCAACAGAAAACTATGCAGttgtaaaaaaaaggggggggggaagatctCCACATACTGATGTGGAATAGTCTccaaagtgaattttattttgttttgttttattatttttttaaagattttatttacttattcatgagagacggggcagggggagaagcaggctcccttctgagtaagaagcctgatgtgagactcgatcccaggaccctgggatcaagtcctgagccaaaggcagaggcttaattgactgagccactcaggcgcccctattttcttttgttttaaagatttatttatttgtttatttatttatttatttatttatttattggagaacatgagcagggggaaggggcagagagagaaactcaggcagactctgcactgagcgtggagcctgatgggggctcaaccccatgaccctgagatgtgagagatctgagccaaaaccaagagttggaggcttaactgactgcacccaCTCAGGCAcctccaaaatgtattttattcttaagaaaaaaaagcagaggggcgcctgggtggcacagcggttaagcatctgccttcggctcacggcgtgatcccggcgttatgggatcgagccccacatcaggctcctccactatgagcctgcttcttcctctcccactccccctgcttgtgttccctctctcgctggctgtctctatctctgtcaaataaataaataaaatctttaaaaaaaaaaaaaaacagggtacAGAACAGTACATATAAAACATTAGCATGAAGGAGGTTAATTAAGAACATATATTCATGTTGGCTTTTATTTGCATGAAGAAACTGGGAAAATAAGTGAGAAAGTCCTTATAGTGGATTGCTGCTCTGGGATGGAGAGGCAGGACACTTGGGAAATGGGAATGGAGGTGAAACTtgccactgtgtgtgtgtgtgtgtgtgtgtgtgtgtgtgtgtggaaagtgGAGAGAGATGAGATGAAGTAAGGGGGCAGATCACATGAGGCCTAGTGGGCCATGGTGCCCCAGGAGCCGAGAAGGGACTTGGGTGGTCACAGGCTGCATGCAGGGGACAgactagggggaggggcaggaacagGGAGACCAGGGAGGAAACAAGGTTGGGCAAGACAAGgcggggagtggggtgggaggtggggggaagagttGAGGAGGTTAGGGAGAGAATGGCTCTGTTTTGAAGTCTAGAGACAACAGGATGTTGAGATGGACTGGCTgtgggtgtgagagagagaggtttcCAGGGCAAGGCTTTTAGCCTGAACTTGGAGGAATGAGGTGCCATGAACCAAGATGAGTTGTGGATAGACTGAATCTGAGCTACCCATTGAGCCTCCCCGTAAGTGCGTGGCTGATAGGTGTACAGTCTGGGGCCCAGGCCTCGCATGGGGAGTGCACATCCGATGGCCACCAACCCCTCTCCCCAGTCACCGTCAAGCCCATGCCACAGTCTTTGGATGTCTGTATTCCTTTGACAATTGGATGAAACCTTTGGACCCTACCCCTGAAATGGGCCAGAGGCTGTTCATTTTGAAGACAGTGTCGTGGAAATTCCCTAACCTCTGACCCCCATTGTGAGTTTCACTTCCCTTCTGTGTCCCAGGCTCCTTCCGGATTTGTTATTTGAGAATTCAGGCCCACACTGAGCCCTATGCAGTGCACCTGCAAGTGGGTGCCCCTGTAGGTGTTAGTGATGTTGTGTGTCTTTTTCTGGGGGTACCACTTCAGGTGTGGCTTTGGATAATTAATAAACGGCTTGACCTCTCTGCGCCTCACTGTTGCCATCTGGGTCATGGAGATGTGAGTAGTCTCTTCCATACAAGGCTCGTTTTGTTGAGGATTAAATTTGAGTTTGAAGCACTTAGGACAtcacccagtgcctggcatacagtaagaaTGACGTAAATGTTTGCAgttttagagtattttttttaatgataataatgatcatgcagcagtggtgagagtgagccTGGCAGGAGGTGGccaggtgtgggggaggaggggtgtctGCTCCGCCCCCCAGTGCAAGGCTTTTCTCCTCCCACGTAGGGCAACCTGATGGTGCCAGTGTTCATCGGCTGCCCCCCAGGCAAGCGCCTGGCCTTCGACATCACCTACACACTGGAGTACAACCGCCTGCAGAACAAACACTACTTCGACTGCGTGCACGTTGACCCCGAGATGCCCTGCTTCCTCTTCCGTGATAGTGCGTGTCCAGTCCCCTCGTCCCATCCATTCCCGGTCCTCTGTCCCCACCACGGCCCGCCTGCCCTCACTGCCCGCTCACTTCCTCATTcatcctctgctcctcccccttggtcttctcatctctctttcctcccctctccatcctccaCTTCTCGGGCCAAGCTAATTTCTTctcctcctggcctccctccaACCCCACAGTCTTCTACCCTTTCTTCTTGATCCAAGACTTGGTGACGGGAGAGTCAGGCAGTTTTCAGGGCAGGTAAAGATGTGGCCAAGCCAGCGACTGACGGGagtttggggggtgggagtggcTAGGGGGACAAAGTGCGGAGTGGGTGGTAGAGGAGCGGAACTCTGGGCCCTGAAGCCGGTCCGTGTGCGCCTCTGCACCCGGCAGCTACGTGCTCACGGTGGTAGGCGGCGGGCCCACGATGGACACCATCAAGGAATACAGTGAGGAGGAGATTTACCGCTTCAACAGCCCCTTGGACAAGTAATGCCTGCGGGACCCTGCCCGCAATCCGCCCTCTTTCCTCTGCAGGCCTCTCTTGCTTCCCAGCCACAGACCTCACCCTCGCTGCAAGCACCGCTCACCCGGTAGCTCAGGCTCCTAGGATGGTGCAAATGCTCGCCCCGCCCATGCTGCCAGGCCCCGCCCTCCTAAGGCtcccctggccccttccctctgcGGCTCATACTGCGGGCCTCTCTCTGCACCTGCAGCAGtggtccctcccctcctgccccccactgAGGTTACATGGTCCTGCACAGGACTAACAGCCTCATCTGGACCACCAAGAACACAACGACCACCAAGGACTCGGCCTTCAACATCATGACCCACCAGAGTTTGGGCATCGAGTGAGTGCATGGCCTAATTGCTGGTCCCCTTATCCCCCACCTGTCCACAGTCTGTCTGGGCTGTTGTCCCTTCTGCCTCTGGGAGACCTCTTGATCTTCAAGCCAGACTGACTGCCTTCATGTTCCTCAAATGGGGCTGGCTCCTTGTCTGCTGTGCTGGTCCCTCTTACTCTTTCTTCAGGCCTTAGTTCAGGTGTCCGTTCACCCAGGGCAATTTTTCTGACCGTTCTAAATGGGATATTGGTTTACATGACCTTCTGTGCTTTGCCCCTTCTCACCCTCACCTCTCTGTTTGTGCCTCCCTTATCCCAACCTGCCCTTTTGAGCTGTCACTGTCTCTTGTGGGTTCTGTCTCCCTTATAGGTCCAGGTCCTGATAGACTAAACACGGTGTTTGTTGAATGAGACAGTGAAtgaattcagtcattcatttgttGACATTTGAATGGAGGTCatgatgaatgaacaaaacaaTGGAGGAACAAATTAATATATAGGGGCTCAATAACTATTTTTGATTcagtgaaaggaagaaaatgattccATGAGCAAATAAaggaagtgaatgaatgaatggggcaACCAACTTGCACCTAGTCAGTAATCAAcctatatttattgaataaatgaataaaggaaaacatatgtGAATAGAGATGTGACTTTGTACCTAGTAGGTACTCAGTATATTTGTGGGATGAAGGAATGAAGGCAGCAAGGAATAAATGAGGAGTCGGCACATGATAGATACACGCTCCATAATCTAGATGATTGCATTGTAATGGAGGAATTGACAGATGGAGATGTTAAGGCAGGAGGACATGAATGAGTAAACAGCCTGTCACATGGTAGGCATGGAGTCAGCCttactggatgaatgaatgaaggagcaAATCAGGGAAGAAGGGACGAGACTCCATCTAGCTGGTGCTCACCCAGAGTCtgtgggctggggggagaggtCAGAGGTTGGCACATGCTAGCCATGATTTGTAGCACATTGCTTGAACTTGGGTCCCCAGGTGGCTGTGTCTGGAGAACTCCCCATGCCATGACACCATCCCCCATACCATCTTCGCCCCCGAATTCTTCTTCAAGGTGTTGGTGAGCAACAGGTGAGCCAGGCAGGTGGCCCAGGTAGAGTTGGGGGCTTCCTGTGGGGTGCGTGACTCCTCCCCCAATGCTgaaccccatccccacccccagaggtGTGGACAAGAGCACGTACTGTGACTACCAGCTCATCTTCCTGTTGCATATCCATGGGCTCCCACTCAGTGCCAAGCGGGCCCTCTTCATCCTCATGGTGAGTGGCTGCCCAGGCGCTGCCCTGTTAGGAGAACGGGGCTCCCAGGCTGCCCGCCCGTGCCTGTCGTGTGGTGTCTGCAGGTGTCGTCCTGTGTGTTTATCGGCCTGGTGACCCTCTACATCATCTTCTGCCTCCTGTTGCCGCTCATGGTGAAGGCCTGCAGCGCCCTCCGCTGGAAGATCAACAACATCATCACATCGGAGTCCTACTACCCCTACACGGCCTCTTCCAGAGTCTTCAGTGGCGCATCTGGGACCAGATCCAGGGGCAGCTCCAGTGTCAGCTCTGGTGTCAGTTCCAAAGTGGCAGAGGGGAaccaggaggccccagaagaaaCCTCGAAGAAACAGTCTATTACCTAATCCTCTTGCCTGCCTCAAAACCCTGACCCAGGTGCTCCCCTCACTTCCTGGGCCATCTTGGAAATGCGATTATCAACCGCCCCAGGCTTGTTTTGCTTCAATTTTCACTTTTCCT
This genomic window from Ursus arctos isolate Adak ecotype North America unplaced genomic scaffold, UrsArc2.0 scaffold_19, whole genome shotgun sequence contains:
- the CATSPERG gene encoding cation channel sperm-associated auxiliary subunit gamma, whose protein sequence is MSSSHVARCPAVYLAGPSWPKLRIMRALWALLAVLLASWRLWAIQDIQECTWQVVLNKFERVGKNGMSDRFFDQEPLETLDSVFTPLVDAPTDQGEKYLSFPYYLKINYSCNGESSEAQVRKGHLTGLKPMVLVTFQSPVNFHHWKIEQLQIQMEAAPFRDKEQCTADEMCVMSWYTPMPIKNGSVVMRVDVSSNGLGPFIPNKRFQVNINGFLQRQQDNTLHFTVGNEIFSLIPRYFMNVSSRPLWHTVDQAPVLILGGIPDEKSVLLTDTSFTDSFLVELNIDSCWVGSFYCPQASFTATIYDAIATESTLFIRQNQLVYYFTGTYLTLHESNRGSGSWVRVLANECIKRLCPVHFHSNGSEYVMALTTGKREGYVHLGTITDGHVSFKLLPKQRSVCEGIQVVNCSITWAVFDAGDYNLLMLVEIQDPTTGKYFQVVSYDLVNDNLVILYTIPEFIPDARGLQFLMILGTESYTNFPMVPKGMFYNPYNNLLFIWGNFLLQSYNKENFIYLADFPKEQSIKYLVNSFHGDTAIVTETEEIWYLLEGSYRMYKLFPSKGWEVYISLQVMHQSSLYTSSETMVTLFYEDRRLYQLVYLIDKKQGRLVKRLVPVEQLLMYEQLGNHYLLKRQGNHLTLSFTSFCPFTVMRLRDLPNPQIYTRQERYQARPPRVLEPSGFHDENSLAVYQGLVYYLLYLHSKYHKPYADPVHDPTWRWWKNKKLDQDYYFYLASNLRSASNVYIEMASYEKIYDLKAEHELPERIFLDKGNSYAFSVFLTVREHSFEFQPERVLTTLELRSKVDLGVVLADPGCIEVVVKQKVLINRNSVLFWVTLNDKRSCFDQGISGHHLMKTSMLVKVVGAVGHCFQNTHRGPRMQGNLMVPVFIGCPPGKRLAFDITYTLEYNRLQNKHYFDCVHVDPEMPCFLFRDIFYPFFLIQDLVTGESGSFQGSYVLTVVGGGPTMDTIKEYSEEEIYRFNSPLDKTNSLIWTTKNTTTTKDSAFNIMTHQSLGIEWLCLENSPCHDTIPHTIFAPEFFFKVLVSNRGVDKSTYCDYQLIFLLHIHGLPLSAKRALFILMVSSCVFIGLVTLYIIFCLLLPLMVKACSALRWKINNIITSESYYPYTASSRVFSGASGTRSRGSSSVSSGVSSKVAEGNQEAPEETSKKQSIT